CTGATCATCAGTCAGGGCATGGAGTCCGTAAGGAAGTTCCAGGACTTCTGCGGTCCGGCGATCTGGATCGTCATGATCGCGCTCGCGGTCTGGGTGCTCGCCAAGGCCGACTGGACCATCTCCCTCACCACCACCCCGCACCCGGTGTCGGTCGGCGAGCAGTGGCGCCAGTGGTTCGGCGCGATCGGCCTGATCCTCGCCACCTACGGCACGCTGATGCTCAACTTCTGCGACTTCTCCCGCTTCGCGCCGGACTACAAGACCGTCCGCCGCGGCAACTTCTGGGGTCTGCCCATCAACTCCACGGCCTTCGTGGTCGTTTCGGTGATCGTCACCGCCGGTTCGCTGGAGGTGTTCGGCGAGGCCATCACCGACCCGGCCGAACTGGTGGCCAAGGTCGGCAACACCTGGGTCCTGGTCGTCGCGGCGCTCACCTTCGCCATCGCCACCATGGGCGTCAACATCGTCGCCAACTTCGTCTCACCGGCGTACGACCTCGCCAACGTCTGGCCGCAGAAGATCAACTTCAAGGTCGGCGGCATGATCAGCACGGTCGCGGCGCTGCTCGTGACCCCCTGGAACCTCTTCTCGAACCCGACCGTCGTCAACTACTTCCTCGGCGGCCTCGGCGCCTTCCTGGGCCCGCTGTTCGGCGTGATCATGCTCGACTACTACTGGGTCAAGAAGGGCCGCGTGGACGTGAACGAACTGTTCGACGGCGCCCCCGGCTCCCGCTACTACTACAAGAAGGGCGTCAACCCCAAGGCGCTGTGGGCGTTCCTGCCGTCGGCGGGTGTCGCGGCCGTCCTCGCCCTGGTGAAGACGTTCAGCGACGTGGCCCCGTACTCCTGGTTCATCGGCACGGCACTGGCGGCCGGACTGTACGCGCTGCTGTGCCGGAGCGAGCGTACGGCTGCGGCTACGCCCACCGAGGCTGTGGAGGTCTGACGGAAGTGCGGATCGTCGTCACCAACTGCAACACCACGCAGCGGATGACCGAGGAGATCGTACGAGGTGCCCGGGCCGCGGCAGGTCCGGGCACCGCCGTGACCGGGCTGACACCGCAGTGGGGGCCCGAGTCGGCCGAGGGCTGGCTCGACAGCTACCTGTCGGCGGCCGCGGTGATCGACCTCTTGCGGACCTACGAAGGCCCCGCGTACGACGCGGTCGTCATGGCCGGTTTCGGAGAGCACGGGCGGGAAGGGGTCCGGGAGTTGGTCGACGCCCCCGTCGTCGACATCACTGAGGCGGCGGCTCATCTGGCCTGTCTGCTCGGCCGGCGGTACGGGGTGGTCACCACGCTGGAACGCTCCTGCGGCCAGATCGAGGACAGCCTGGAACTGGCGGGCGTGGGCCGCAACTGCGCCGCGGTGGTGGGAACGGGGCTCAGCGTCCTGGAACTCGGCGACGCGGACCGTACGGAGGCCGCCTTCGTGGCCGCCGCGGAGAGGGCGATCGCCGCGGGCGCCGAGGTACTGGTACTGGGCTGCGCCGGCATGACAGGGCTACAGCGGGCGGTGAGCGAGAAGCTGGGGCTGCCGGTGGTCGACGGGGTGGGGGCCGCGGTGAAGCTTGCGGAGTCGCTGGTGGGGCTGGGGTTGGGGACGAGCAGGGTGGGGGGGTATGCGCGGCCGCTGCCCAAGCGGCGGGGGTGGGGGCGGGCGGTGGGGTGAGGGGTGGTTGATCGGGGGTGTGTGGTGAGGCTTTCCGGTCGGGGGTGCCTGGGCCGGTGGGGCGCCGCCGGCGGGGTGAGCCTGGCGTGGTTCGGTCAGGTGTACGGCCGGTCGGGATGCGGTACGGCCGCACACTTCCGTCGGGACGAATCGCCGCCCTGCGTCCCTGGCACGTCCTGGTGCTCGGCGGCGGGAACGGAGTCGCCGGTGTCCATCGTCGAACCGGACGCCGTCGCCCAGGTGGTGGCGGGCTGCACCCAGGTCGTGGCCGACGACCGCTATGTCCTGCTCGCCTACGCCGTCGACCGCTTCAAGCGGCGCCCGCACACCCGCGTGTATCTCGACGCGGGCAACTCCGGCTGGATTCCCGAGGCTTGGCGGCTCGTCGCCCCCCCTGACGGCGGCGGGCGTCGCCCAGGCCGACGGGGTCGCGCTCAACGTCCCGGCACCGACAGCTGGTGCAATCCACCCGGCCGTGCGCTCGGCGTGCCCCCGACGACAAGTACAGGCCACCGTCTCCTCGACGCCTACCTGTGGATCAAACGGCCGGGGCCCGGAGCGCCCGTACCTGAAGGCCGTCAGGCGCCGTGGCTGTCTTCCGTCACGGCCGCCACACGTACCGCACGTCCGGCTCCCGCTCCTCGTTCCCGCTGCCGTCCGTGTACTCGACGGCGACGAAACCGTGCCGCTCGTAGAAGCGGTGGGCGGGCTTGTTGACCTGGAAGGTCCACAGGTGCAGCCCTTGCGGACCGCGCTCCTTGGCGAGTGCGACGAACCGGTCCCCGATGCCGTGCCCGCGCCGGTCGGGGGCGAGGTAGAGCTGGGAGAGGAGGTCGCCGTTGAGCACCATGACCCCCACGATCTCCCGGTTTCCGGGATCGGTTGTCTCCGCGACCCATGTCTCCCGCAGCGGTACGACGACGTCCCGGAAGTACTCCCGCACCTCGTCGTCGGACCGGGGTCTGACCACGCTCGGCAGCGCGGCGGCGAAGGAGCGCAGCCAGACGTCGGCGGTGGCGGCGGCGTCGGGTGCGGTGGCACGCCGAATGGTGACGTTCGATTCGCTACTCATCGTGCCTCTTCCGGGACCGCGGCCGTCGCCGTGATCTCCACCAACTGACCGCTGT
This DNA window, taken from Streptomyces sp. NBC_00663, encodes the following:
- a CDS encoding NCS1 family nucleobase:cation symporter-1, encoding MSLADRTTATGAPAFVPDPRLTNEDLAPAEKRNWKVFDLFAMWMSDVHNLGNYTFAAGLLVLGMNVWQVFTSLLVGFVLIYIGMNWMGRIGQRHGVPFPVVSRISFGVWGANIPALIRAVIAIMWYGIQTYLASVAVNVMLLAAWPGLESWTHSSFLGLDALGWVSFLSLWLIQALIISQGMESVRKFQDFCGPAIWIVMIALAVWVLAKADWTISLTTTPHPVSVGEQWRQWFGAIGLILATYGTLMLNFCDFSRFAPDYKTVRRGNFWGLPINSTAFVVVSVIVTAGSLEVFGEAITDPAELVAKVGNTWVLVVAALTFAIATMGVNIVANFVSPAYDLANVWPQKINFKVGGMISTVAALLVTPWNLFSNPTVVNYFLGGLGAFLGPLFGVIMLDYYWVKKGRVDVNELFDGAPGSRYYYKKGVNPKALWAFLPSAGVAAVLALVKTFSDVAPYSWFIGTALAAGLYALLCRSERTAAATPTEAVEV
- a CDS encoding aspartate/glutamate racemase family protein — its product is MRIVVTNCNTTQRMTEEIVRGARAAAGPGTAVTGLTPQWGPESAEGWLDSYLSAAAVIDLLRTYEGPAYDAVVMAGFGEHGREGVRELVDAPVVDITEAAAHLACLLGRRYGVVTTLERSCGQIEDSLELAGVGRNCAAVVGTGLSVLELGDADRTEAAFVAAAERAIAAGAEVLVLGCAGMTGLQRAVSEKLGLPVVDGVGAAVKLAESLVGLGLGTSRVGGYARPLPKRRGWGRAVG
- a CDS encoding glycoside hydrolase family 6 protein, whose product is MADDRYVLLAYAVDRFKRRPHTRVYLDAGNSGWIPEAWRLVAPPDGGGRRPGRRGRAQRPGTDSWCNPPGRALGVPPTTSTGHRLLDAYLWIKRPGPGAPVPEGRQAPWLSSVTAATRTARPAPAPRSRCRPCTRRRRNRAARRSGGRAC
- a CDS encoding GNAT family N-acetyltransferase; the protein is MSSESNVTIRRATAPDAAATADVWLRSFAAALPSVVRPRSDDEVREYFRDVVVPLRETWVAETTDPGNREIVGVMVLNGDLLSQLYLAPDRRGHGIGDRFVALAKERGPQGLHLWTFQVNKPAHRFYERHGFVAVEYTDGSGNEEREPDVRYVWRP